A region from the Halosolutus gelatinilyticus genome encodes:
- a CDS encoding DNA-directed RNA polymerase subunit H, with the protein MVDVSQHELVPEHTVLEEDTLEEVLSEYDIDRTDLPKIKRNDPALPDEAEIGDVIKIVRNSRTTDQAVVYRLVVE; encoded by the coding sequence ATGGTAGACGTAAGCCAACACGAACTCGTGCCGGAGCACACGGTTCTCGAGGAGGACACCCTCGAGGAGGTGCTCTCCGAGTACGACATCGACCGCACAGACCTGCCGAAGATCAAGCGCAACGACCCCGCCCTGCCGGACGAGGCGGAGATCGGCGACGTCATCAAAATCGTCCGCAACTCACGCACAACCGATCAAGCAGTCGTATACCGACTCGTGGTGGAATAA